In Panthera leo isolate Ple1 chromosome F3, P.leo_Ple1_pat1.1, whole genome shotgun sequence, one genomic interval encodes:
- the LOC122211663 gene encoding putative dimethylaniline monooxygenase [N-oxide-forming] 6, whose amino-acid sequence MGKRVAIVGAGVSGLASIRCCLEEGLEPTCFERSNDIGGLWKFLDHAEEGRASIYQSVFTNSSKEMMCFPDFPYPDDYPNYMHHSKLQEYIKTFAQKKNLLRYIQFETLVSSIKKCPSFLVTGQWEVVSEKDGKQESTIFDAIMICSGHHVYPNLPTDSFPGLHQFQGHYLHSRDYKDPDAFKGKRVLVIGLGNSGSDIAVELSRLATQVVISTRSGSWVMSRVWDNGYPWDMVYVTRFASFLRNALPSFVSDWLYVKKMNTWFKHENFGLMPLNGSLRKEPVFNDELPSRILCGTVSIKPNVKEFTETSAVFEDGTVFEAIDSIIFATGYDYAYPFLDDSIIKSRNNEVTLFKGIFPPLMEKPTLAVIGLVQSLGAAIPTADLQARWAAKVFANSCTLPTTNEMMDNIDEKMGKKLKWFGQSQTLQTDYITYMDELGSFIGAKPNIPWLFLTDPQLALEVYFGPCSPYQFRLMGPGKWDGARNAILTQWDRTVKPTRMRAVGKAQRPQHFYNLLRILSFSVLLLAVWLTFY is encoded by the exons ATGGGGAAGAGAGTGGCCATCGTCGGAGCTGGTGTCAGTGGCTTGGCCTCCATCCGGTGCTGCCTGGaagaggggctggaacccacctgCTTTGAGAGGAGCAATGATATTGGAGGCCTGTGGAAATTCTTG gACCATGCCGAAGAGGGCAGAGCCAGCATTTACCAGTCGGTATTCACCAACTCTTCCAAAGAGATGATGTGCTTTCCAGACTTCCCTTATCCTGATGATTACCCCAACTACATGCACCACAGCAAACTCCAGGAATACATAAAGACATTTGCTCAAAAGAAGAATCTTTTAAGATATATACAGTTTGAG ACCCTGGTTTCTAGCATAAAGAAATGTCCCAGCTTCTTAGTCACTGGACAATGGGAAGTTGTTTCAGAAAAGGATGGGAAACAGGAATCTACTATTTTTGACGCTATAATGATTTGTTCGGGACATCACGTATACCCCAATCTACCAACTGATTCTTTTCCTG GCCTACACCAGTTTCAAGGCCACTATCTCCACAGCAGGGACTATAAAGACCCGGACGCCTTCAAGGGGAAGAGGGTCCTTGTCATTGGCCTGGGGAACTCAGGATCTGACATTGCTGTTGAGCTCAGCCGTCTGGCTACACAG GTCGTTATCAGTACCAGAAGTGGCTCCTGGGTCATGAGCCGGGTTTGGGACAATGGCTACCCTTGGGACATGGTGTATGTTACCCGCTTTGCATCCTTTCTCCGGAATGCCCTGCCTTCATTTGTCTCTGACTGGTTATACGTGAAGAAGATGAACACGTGGTTTAAGCATGAGAACTTCGGCCTGATGCCTTTAAATGG TTCCCTGCGAAAAGAGCCTGTGTTCAACGATGAGCTCCCATCCCGCATCCTGTGTGGCACCGTGTCCATCAAGCCCAATGTGAAGGAGTTCACAGAGACCTCGGCTGTGTTTGAGGATGGGACTGTGTTTGAGGCCATCGACTCCATCATCTTTGCAACAGGCTATGATTATGCCTACCCCTTCCTTGATGACTCCATCATCAAAAGCAGAAACAATGAGGTCACCTTGTTTAAAGGCATCTTCCCCCCACTAATGGAGAAGCCAACCTTGGCTGTGATTGGCCTTGTCCAGTCCCTTGGGGCTGCCATCCCCACAGCTGACCTCCAGGCTCGCTGGGCTGCTAAAGTGTTTGCAA ACTCATGCACCTTGCCAACTACAAATGAAATGATGGATAACATTGatgagaaaatggggaaaaaactcaAGTG gtTTGGCCAGAGCCAGACTTTGCAGACAGATTACATCACGTACATGGACGAGCTGGGCTCCTTCATAGGAGCCAAGCCTAACATACCATGGCTCTTCCTGACTGACCCCCAGCTGGCCTTGGAGGTGTACTTTGGTCCCTGCAGCCCATACCAGTTTCGACTGATGGGACCAGGGAAGTGGGATGGAGCCAGAAATGCCATCCTGACCCAATGGGACAGGACAGTAAAGCCAACCAGGATGAGAGCTGTAGGGAAAGCTCAGAGACCCCAACACTTTTATAATTTGCTCAGAATTCTTTCATTCTCAGTGCTTTTGCTAGCCGTTTGGcttacattttattaa